CACCGTATCCTGCACGTGCACCGCAACGTGCCCGGCGTACTGAGCGAGATCAATACAACTTTGAGCAAGAACAATATCAACATCCTGGGCCAATACCTCAAAACGAACGACGAGATCGGGTATGTGGTGCTGGATGTAGACAGAAAAATATCCAATACAGCCTTCCAGCTATTGAAAGATGTGAAGGAGACGATCAAGGTGAGGCTGTTGTACTAAAGCATACTCATGGACAACGAAACCATCAGACAGTTAAAAGAAGCAGTAGAATTATCTCCTGAGAATGTACCCCTGCGCCTTCACCTGGCGGAAGTGATGCTGAAAGCAAAAATGTATGCGGATGCATCCTCCCAGTTCAGTGAAGTGCTGGCAAGAAGTTACGGAAATCTCAAAGCGAAGCTCGGCCTGGCCGAAGCTTCGTTCTATCAGCACAAATATTCAACAGCGCTCATCATCTATGAAGAGATACAGGATAGTATGCCTGTTCCCGCCATGGTGCTCTACGTGAAATGCCTGTTGAAAGAAAACTCACGCGCACAGGCTGTGGAAGTGTACCAGAAAGTGATTGCCCTTCATCCTGAATTCAGGGATGAGGAGATCGATCAGATGCTGCGTATGTCCGGCCACGGTAGTGCTTCCGATCATGAGGAAGAAGAGGAGGAAGATTATGCACGAACCGACTCAGACAGCAAATATTTCCTGCAGAAACCCGATGTGAAATTCTCCGATGTAGGAGGGATGAAGCGCATCAAGGACGAGATCGCCATCAAGATCATCCAGCCGCTGAAGAACCCGGAGCTCTACAAGGCTTTCGGCAAGAAAACAGGAGGCGGGATATTGTTGTATGGGCCTCCGGGTTGCGGAAAGACTTTCATTGCCAAAGCTACGGCAGGGGAGATCGATGCGAAATTCATCAGCATTGGTCTGCATGATATTCTCGACATGTGGATCGGCAACAGTGAAAAGAACCTGCACGCCATATTTGAACTGGCCCGCAAGAATGCGCCCTGTGTGCTTTTCTTTGATGAGGTGGATGCCATGGGCGCCAGCCGTAACGATATGAAGCAGTCGGCCATGCGTCATGTGATCAACCAGTTCCTTTCTGAAATGGATGGCGTGAACAGCAGCAATGAAGGCGTACTGATCCTTGCCGCTACCAATGCTCCCTGGAGCGTGGACCCGGCATTCCGCCGTCCCGGCCGCTTCGACCGCGTGATCTTTGTAGAGCCACCGGACGAAAAAGCGCGTGAAGAGATCATGGAAAGCATGCTGCAGAATAAACCTGTGCAGGATGTGGATGTGAAGAAAATAGCGAAGGAAACGAATGATTATTCCGGCGCTGACCTGCAGGCCGTGATCGATATCGCCATCGAAGATAAGCTCCGCGAATCCCTCAGCAGCGGTGTATTACAGCCTATCGGCACCAAAGATCTGCTGAAAGGAGTGAAAGCACATCGCCCCACAACCCTGGAATGGTTTGCCTCCGCGCGCAATTACGCACTCTACGCAAACGAGTCCGGCCTCTATGATGATATCCTGAAATTCCTTAAGATCAAAAAGTAAGCATGGCGGACACTATCGTTTTGATACAAAGAGCGCATCTGCTGCTCTCGCAGGGAAGGTCAGAAGACGCCATCAGGCAACTCAGTGAAGTGCTGCAGGCCGATCCCAATAATGATCATGCCCTTTCGCTCATGGCCCGCGCCCGCTTTGATCAGAAAAGATACAAGGAGGGAATGGATCTGGCGCAGCGCGCCATCAGCCTGGAACCTACAGAAAGTTATTACTATTATCTGCTGGCTTTCGGTTTTTACAGCGTGGACAATAACGCTCATGCACAGTTGAATATTCGCAAGGCTATCGAACTGCATCCTTATCAACCTGATTATTTCGGGCTATGGGCATTGCTCTTGCTGGAAAAGAATATGTTCAGCGATGCGCTGGAAAAAGCAAATGACGGGCTCAGCATCGATCCTGAAAATATCAGTTGTCTCAATGCACGCGCCACTGCACTCAATAAACTGGACCGAACCGATGAGAGTATCGATACGATGCGGACCGTACTGGACCAGGACCCGGAGAATTATTACACGCATATCACTGTAGGCTGGAACCTGCTGGAAAAAGGAAAGCAGAAAGAAGCGACCGTACATTTCCGCGAAGCGCTTCGTCTCAATCCCAATGCAGAGGCCGCCAGGGCAGGATTGAAGCAATCGCTCAAAGCGAATATCCCTCCTTACAAGTGGTTACTGCAATACAGTTTCTGGATCAATAACAAGAGCAAGAATGCCAAATGGGCGATACCTATCGGCATCTACCTGGGTGTAAGAGCCATCGATATCCTTTCCAAACATGCTTCACCCGCTGTAGCGATGGCTGGAAAGGTCATTGTTGGGCTGTATATCCTGGTGGCACTGGCTTCCTGGTTCATCAATCCACTGGCGAATATTTTTCTATTTTTCCATAAAGACGGGAAGCATGCACTTACCGGCAGTGAGAAATGGGGTGCAGTGCTCACCACTTCTGCTTTGTTATCGGGCGTAGGGCTCCTGATCTATCATCTGGCTACACAAACCGGCGATGAATCCGTGTATTTCATTTCCGGCGTGATAGCGCTGACGCTGGCATTACCGCTGAGCGTTCTCGAACTTCCGTTACGCCTCCGCAACAATACAATCGGGCAACTCTATGCGATGGCGCTGATACTGACCGGACTGGTGTTCATCGGTTTGACTTTTGCAGGGCTGATGACCATCAACCTGTTCTGGGTATATGTTATTGCAGCGATCGCATTTACCTGGGTTGCATCGTTTGTGCGCAGATAAAATCAAAAGATCATTCATATGCAACTGCCCGGATTTTGAAAGAAAATCCGGGCAGTTCCTTTTAATAAGGTACACAAAAGAAACGCAGAAAAGTTCTGCCGTGTCTGCCTGGTTAAACAAATGATAAAAAACATCCAAATACTTTCTAACTTTCAATAAATATTGAAAAATATGTAACTTTACACCGCATTTAAAGCATCCCTTATGAAAGTTGTGATAGTAGGAGGCGGCTTCGGTGGCCTCCGGTTAGCCCGGAAACTGAACAACAAACCCGGATTTGAAGTAACCCTGTTAGACAGATTCAATTATCACCAGTTTCAACCTTTGTTCTACCAGGTAGCTACGGCAGGCCTCGATGCCAGCAATATTTCCTTCCCGCTTCGGAAAGTATTCCACAAATCAAAGAATGTACGCATCCGTTTGGGTGAGCTCAAAGAAGTGGTGCACGATCAGAACCTGATCCGAACTTCCATTGGAGATATGGAATACGATGTACTGGTGCTGGCCACCGGCGCAGGCACTAATTTCTTCGGCAACAAAGCCCTGGAAGAACATGCATTCCCGATGAAAAGCACCATCGAAGCGCTGCAGCTGCGTCATACGCTGATCCAGCATTTTGAAGATGCCCTGCAGGCAACAACACCCGAAGAAATGGAACAACTGCTCACGCTGGTGGTAGTGGGTGGTGGCCCTACAGGCGTGGAGCTCAGCGGCGCACTGGCTGAATTGAAAAGATATGTGCTGCCCAAGGACTTCCCTGAGATCGACTTCACCAAAATGAAGATCTATCTTCTCGAAGGCTCTCCCCGCACGCTGGCGGCCATGAGCGAAAAATCTTCCGCCGATTCACGCAAATACCTGGAAAAGCTGGGCGTTACCGTTATGACAGGCACAGCCGTGCAGGATTACGATGGTGAAACTGTACTGCTGAAAAATGGTTCCGTCATCCGTTCCAAACTGGTGATCTGGGCCGCTGGTATCAAGGGTAACCTGCCCGCAGGTATCAGGCCTGAGCTGATAGCAAGAGGCAACAGGGTAAAGGTGGACGGCTTCAACAAAGTACTGGATACCGCCAACGTATATGCGATCGGCGATATCGCCAGTATGGAACTGCCTGACTATCCTAACGGTCACCCTCAGGTGGCCGCCGTGGCTATTCAACAGGCCGACCAGTTAGCAGCCAACCTGATAAGGATCGAGAGCAAGAGCAGCGCAAAACATATCAAAAGCTTCAGCTATTATGATAAGGGCTCCATGGCTACTGTAGGCCGTAACCTGGCGGTGGTGGACATTCCCCGCCCAAAATTGCACATGAAGGGATTCCCTGCCTGGATGGTTTGGATGGGATTGCACCTGATGCTGATCCTGGGCGTGAAGAACAGGTTGTTCGTATTTTTGAACTGGTTGTACAGCTACTTTACTTACGACCAAAGCCTGAGATTATTGTTCAATAATACCAAACCACCGAAAAGGACAGCCCATGTCAAAGCCATTCCTAACCGCCGCCTGGAAGAATTTAGTGCTAATTAATTACAGTGTTGATCCTTCAATACTGAAGCCTTATCTGCCTTATGGCGTGGAACTGGATACCTTCAATGGTATCCACTACCTGAGCCTGGTGGGTTTCATGTTCCGCGATACCAGTGTGATGGGTATGAAAATTCCTTTTCATGTAAACTTCCCGGAAGTGAATCTTCGCTTCTATGTAAAGTATAATGATCTTGGAAAATGGAAAAGAGGAGTGGTGTTCCTGAGTGAGATCGTACCGAAACATGCAGTGGCCTTTATCGCCAACAGCATTTATAGAGAGAATTACCGCCGTATGCCAATGCGGGTGACCGAAGAAATAGATGCGCACCGGATCAGTGCCAGTTACGAATGGAAATTCCGAAATTCCTGGAACCAGGTGGCTGTGTCTGCTCTCAACCAGCCAATTGTTTTACAGGAAGGATCCGAAGAAGAATTCATTACAGAACATTTCTGGGGCTATGCTAAATACTCAGCTGAAGAAGCTTCGGAATATCAGGTGAAGCATCCACGCTGGAATACTTTTAATGTAGATTCATATAATATTGAATGTGATTTCAGCTCCTTATACGGAAAGGCTTTTAGCGAACTCAACAACCAGGAGCCGGTTTCTGTTTTCTTTGCAGAAGGTTCCGCCATTGAAGTATATCCAAAACGTCTTGTATCCAGGTTTTGATTTGTTGCCGCCGGAAATCCAGCTTGCTATTCCAGCCCCAATTTCTTATTTTTGGTTAGCCTCTGCATTCAGTCCTGTATATCTCATATCCTGCCGTCACGAAAAGCTTTTACCTCCCTTGAAATCACTTCACCAGAAAATGATTTCTTATGCAGGAAATTGTAGACATCTCAAAAAGGCCACCGGGAAAACCTACTGACTGGATCCCCATCACTATTGCACTGAGCATTTTCTTTGCCGCAGCCATTACTGTTTTATTTTTTATGGAGCCCCCACAACCTCCCGGCGAACCTTCGCAGAAAGGAACAGGAACAGACAGCGCCCTGAACATAGATACACCCCAGGATCATCGGAACCACTGATCAGGTCTGCTATTCATGAGCATCCCTGCGCATTTGCTGCCGGAATGATTAGGGATAGTTTCTTTTCCCTATTTTTATCGCTCCGTCTGACCCACGGATCTGAACATTGAGCACCCATAACCAGGATAACCAACTGCTGCTGCGCATTGCTCAAGGCGACGAATCCGCCTTCCGGCAACTGTTTGACCAATACCGGGATCTCATCTATTCCTTTTCTTATCATCTTACCCAATCGGATATCATCGCAAAAGACGTTGTGCAGGATATCTTCGTAAAGATCTGGACCACCCGTTCCACGCTGGACCAGATTGTGAGCATCCGCGCCTGGATGCTGCGCCTCACGCGTAATCATGTGCTCAATGGCCTTAAAAGAAAAGCACATGAAGAAGCCCTGCTGCGCGAGATCGGCTCCAGGCTCTCACATTCTCTTCAGCCTACCGAAGAAGCCGTTCATTACCGCGAACTGGAAAAGCAATTGCAGCAAGCCATTGCTCAGCTTCCGCAACAGCAACAGCGTTGCTACCTTCTTAGCAGGGACGCAGGCATGAAGCACGATGAAATAGCCACTACACTTGGCATTTCACAGGAGACCGTAAAGAAGCATATCATGGCCGCCATCCAATCCATCAAAAAATACCTCACCCGCAGCGGCAACCTGCTGCCTGAATTCTTTCTCTTTTTCCTGTAATTTATTTTTCTGACAACTACCCCTGTGCTTTTTCCTGTTTGTCTGTTTACAGGATACCATCCTATATTCTTAACAAACAGAAAAAATGGACACAAACAGGATCGATTGGCTATTCAGGAAATATTTCGATGCCAGTTGTACAGAAGAGGAGAGAAGGGAGTTCCTTGAACTGGTGGCGCAGGGCCGGCAGGACGAAAACCTGCAACAATTGCTGGAAGAGAAATTACAGGAATATGCACCTGACAGAAAACTGGACCAGCTCAGCGCAGATGCTTTGTTCAATACCATCATGCAAAAAACAGATCAAAGAGAACCTGCACGCGTGGTGGAACTGAACAGGAGATCACCGCCTTATAAATGGCTGGTGGGTATTGCTGTTGCCATTGCCGTAGTGTGCCTGAACATCTGGTTCTGGGACAAGGATAATTATTCCGGTAACGATCCGCAGCAAGTGGAAGTCTTCAAAGAAAAAGACACTACACATCCCGTTCCCGGCACCAACAAAGCGATGCTGGTACTGGCCGATGGCAGTATCGTTGCGCTGGATTCCGCAAGCGATGGCACCATCGCCACACAAGGCAATACACGGGTATTGAAACAAGGTAAAGGCGAGCTTAGTTACGAAGCCGGTAACCATTCACAAAATGGAGAAGTGCAATTCAACACACTCTCCACACCTTACGGAGGACAGTATCGCATCAAACTGCCGGACGGTAGCCGTGTATGGCTGAATGCCGCCTCCAGCATACGTTATCCCACAGCATTCACCGGCAAAACAAGATCTGTTTCTATCACCGGCGAAGCCTATTTTGAAGTGGAAAGAAATACAGCAAAGCCCTTTGTGGTGCAGACAGGCAAAATGGGAGTTGAGGTGCTGGGCACTCACTTCAATGTGAATAGTTATGATGATGAACCTGTCAGCAGAACAACCCTGGTGGAAGGCAGTGTGAGAGTGAATACAGCAGGTTCCGCGCAGGATATAGCCGTTCTGAAACCTGGTGAACAGGCACAATGGAAACCGGAAGATGCAAAAATGAATATTAGAAAAGTGGACGTGGAATCCGTTACGGCGTGGAAGAATGGTTATTTCCATTTCGATGGAACGCCGGGAGCAGAAGTGATGAGACAGGTGAGCCGATGGTACGATGTGAACATCGAAATAAATGGAAAAGTGGGCAGGCACTTCAGAGGCATGATACCCCGCAATGCCTCGCTGGATGAAGTACTGCACATGCTGAGCCTGACAGGGGAATTCAAATACAAAACAGAAGGGAGGACCGTGCGGATCTTACCATAAGAATTGTTGACAGACATATAAAAATGGACTAACAAAAAAGCCGGTTTCAGATGGCGGTCTGACCCCGGCGAACGTAAAGGCTAATCCATTTTCCCGGAATACCGGGACTGCTTATTGTTTAACCTAAACTACACAAATGTATGTATTTAAACCTTCGCGGTAAAGGCCGTCCATTAACCGGCCTTTCACCAGTAGCCAAAACCTTGCGGATTATGAAATTGATTGCAATACTGCTGTTAGTTGGCTGTTTGCAGGTGAGCGCAAAAGGGTACGCTCAGAAGATCACACTGCATGAGAAAAACGCCCCGCTTCAGAAGATCTTCAAAGAGATCAGAAAGCAAAGCGGGTATCTTTTTTTGTACACTGACGAATTAATCAGGGATGCCAGGAATACCGATGTGGTAGTGAAGGAAGTTCCGCTGGAAGAAGCGCTGAGAGCGGCTTTCAAAGAACAGCCCCTCACTTTCACCATCGTGAACAAAACAATTATCGTTAGAAGAAAAGAGGAACCGGCCCCGGTACCAGCGGTTACTTTGGAGATCTTTGCCAAACATTCCATCAAAGGAACGGTAGTGGATGAAGACAATACGCCCATCAGCGGCGCTTCCGTTGTACTTAACGGCTCCAAACACGGCACCAGCACCGGCGCTGCCGGCGAATTTGTACTGAACGATGTGAACTCCGGAGAATACGAGATCGTAGTTACTTCCGTGGGATTTGCCAGGCTCACGCAAAAGATCAGGGTTAGGGACGAAAGCCTGAACCTGACGCTCACCCTCACAAAAAGCGCTTCCCGCCTCGATGAGATAGTGGTAACAGCATATGGCAGCGGCAGGCAGGGTAGTATCACAGGCTCCGTGAGCACCATGACCTCCAAACAACTGGAACACTCACCACGCGCATCAGTGCAGGATAACCTGCAGGGTAATGTGAGCGGTGTGATGGTATCTACAGGTTCAGGACAACCGGGATATTCCGGTAATGTTCGCATACGCGGTATCGGTAGTATCAATGCAGGCAACGTGCCCCTTTACGTGGTGGACGGAGTGCCGCTCTACGCCAGCGACCTCAACAGTCTCAATACTTCCGATGTGGCCAGCATCTCAGTACTGAAAGATGCTTCCGCCGCAACGCTCTATGGTTCCCGCGCCGCCAACGGGGTGATCATCATTACCACCAAAAAAGGAGTGGCCGGTAAAACGCAGTTCAGCGCTTCCGCTCAGACCGGCTCCAATACCATCACCAATGTGCAGGGCTCAACTCCTCTCAATACGAATGAAATGCTGGAACTGCTGAAAGAAGGTTGGGTGAATACAGGAAAGAATGCCGCGGACTTCGAAGCAGAAATGAAAGCGAACGGCGTTGATCCCACTATCAATACAGACTGGTTCGATGCACTGATCCGCAGAGGAGCCTACCAGCAATTTGACCTCTCTGCCAGCGGGGGTAACGATAAATCCAAATTCTATGCTTCAGCCAGCTACTACAACGCCAAAGCGCCCATGCTGGGCAGTGATTTCAAAAGATATACCACCAAGATCAATCTCAGCAACCAGGCCACTTCCAGATTCTCCTTCTCGCTCGGATTACTCGCCAGCGCCACCAAGTCGAATCTTGTGAAGGACGAAGGCAGCAATGCCAATCCCGTTCGCGCTTATAAACGCTACCAGCCCTGGCTGAGGATCTACAAAGACGATGGCTCCTATGATCTCAGTTATTCCAACAACTACAATCCCGTGGCATTCGTGAAAGAGAACCGGCTCACGCAGGACAGGTATAATTTCCTCGGAAATATCGGCGCCAAACTGGTGATCATAAATGGCCTTACACTGGAAACGCAGAACAGCGTTGACTTTCAGTATTCTGAAAATTTCGATTATGCAAAGTCGGGCATCGGTACAGCAAGGACCAATGGTGGTATCGCCGATTACGGAACCGGCAAGATCATAAACTTTGTGAGCACTAATATCCTTCGTTATAAAAAAGACTGGGGCGTACATGGCCTCGAAACTTTTATCGGTTATGAAGGACAAAAAATCCAGTCCTCCGGTGTTACCCTCACCAAAAGGAATTTCATACCCAACACGTATACGCTGGACAATGCATCCGTACTGGTTTCCGGAGGAAGCTCCGGCACCAGCAATACATTGATGGGCGGCTTCAGCAATGTTTCCTATAATTACGACGGCAGGTATTATTTATCCGGCTCATTCAGAAGGGATGGTTCCTCCCGCTTCGGAGAGGACCAGAAATTCGGTAATTTCTGGTCAGTAGGCGCCAGCTGGAATGTAGCTGCCGAAAAATTCATGCACACGCAGAAGCTTTTCTCCGATCTGCGTCTCCGTGTAACCTATGGCAGCAATGGCAACCAGAGCATCGGAGATTTTGAGTCGAGAGGTTTGTATGGCAATACCTATTCCTACGATAATAACCCCGGCTTTGCTTTGATCCAGTATGGCAATGAGCTGCTTACCTGGGAAAAGAACAAACCTTTCAATGTTGGTGTGGATTTCGGGATCCTGAATTCCCGTATCCAGGGCTCGCTGGAATATTATGTGCGAACCACTTCAGCGCTGTTGCTGGAGCGTCCGGTTTCCGCTACCAACGGTGTTACCAGTGTGATGCAGAATATCGGATCGATGGAGAACAGTGGGATCGAACTGGAGATGAACAGTCTGAATATCCAGTCCAAAGAGAACGGCTTCAGCTGGAATACACGATTCATGTTCGCTACGCTCAAAAACAAGATCACCAGGCTGCAAAGCCCGATAGTAGGCACTTTCAACCGTTACGAAGGCGGCGATTTCTACCAGTATTACCTGCCCGGATTTGCAGGAGCTGATGAGAACAATGGTGAATCGCTCTGGTATACAGACGGCACCAAGAGCACTACCACCAATGTATACGGAAATGCGGCGCGCTTCAACCAGGGCTCGGCATTGCCGGACTGGTATGCAGGCATCACCAATACTTTTGCATTCAAAGGTATCAGTCTCAGCTTCCAGTTCTATGGCAATTTCGGTAACAAACTCTATGATAACTGGGGCTCCAACTCTTATGGCGACGGATCAGCCGGTTTCGGTCCTACATCAGCGTTACCCCGCTACTATTACGAGAACAGATGGCAGAAGGCAGGCGATAAAGGCAAACAACCCAAAGTGATGTACCGCGGCTCGCAAAGCGGCTCCAGCAACCATTCCAGCACGAGGTTCCTCTATGATGGCGACTATATCCGTCTCCGTGATATCACTGTTGGCTACGAACTCCCCAAACAATGGATCAACAACCTGCACCTCGGCAGCGCACGCATCTATCTTCGTTCCAACAACCTTTATACCTGGCTGAAGGACGACCGCCTCAGTTTCGATCCGGAAGTTGGCGTGGATGGCTATGTAGACCAGAATGCGCCTATCTACAAAACGATCCTGGTTGGTCTCGATATCAAGTTCTGATAAATAGAAAAATGAACAACAATGAAACATCTTACCATACATAAAATATTACCGGCACTATTATTGACCGCTGCCTTCGGCTCCTGTACCAAAGGATTCCTGAGCACATCGCCTCAGCAATCCACTGCGCTGGACAAAGTGATTGTTGACCTGCCATCCACCCGCGGCGCCATCAACGGCATCTACTCTTTGCTGAAAAGTGCAGATTATTACGGACGTACCATGTTCGTGAATGCAGACCTGCTGGCCGATAACGCTTATATCAGCAAGAAGAATTCAGGCCGTTACCTGCCCAACGACCAGTATGGGATCACCAGTAACGACAGCCGCGTTCGCGCCACCTGGAACCAGCTCTACCTGCTGATCGCGAATGCGAATATCCTGATCCGGAAAGGTGAGGCTTTGCAGTTGCCTGCTTCCGAAGAGCCCGAGAAGAACCATATTCTCGGTGAGGCCTATACGCTGCGGGCACTCGCTTACCTTGACCTGGCAAGGACCTATGCGCAGCCTTATAATTTCACGCCCGATGCTTCGCACCTGGGAGTGCCCGTGGTTACCCAAACCATCCCAGACAACAGTAATATCATTTCTCCCAAACGCAATACGGCGAAAGAAACCTACAAGCAGATCGTGGATGACCTGGTGAAAGCCACCACCTTACTAACGGCAACGCCTATAGGATTCAGTGCCTCCAACAAAGGTAAAGTAACACTGAACGGAGCCAGGGCCTTATTGAGCAGGGTGTATCTTTACATGGAAGACTGGCCCAATGCGGAAGCCATGGCCACCGAAGTGATCGGCGCCAATAAGCATAGCCTGATAGCACGGGACAAGCTGCTCACTGATTTCGGGCTGCAGAACAACAGTGAAACTATTTTCGAAGTGCATTATCTCACCACCGATAATCTCGGTAGTGATCAGCTCACCAATTTCACTTTACAGTCCGGCAGCTACGGAGACCTGCTCGCCACAGACGATCTTTACAATGCTTATGAAGCAACCGATGCCCGGAGAGCTTTCCTCATCAAGGGCAAACGTTCAGGCAGCGGGGGAGAGAACCCGGCTGTGATCATCAACAAATACACGAATATTTCCACTTTCGAAGAGGGCATCAAAATAATGCGCCTGGCAGAAGTTTATCTCAACCGCGCTGAAGCACGCGCCATGCAGCCCGGCAAGGAAGCCGATGCCGTGGCGGATATCGATGTGATCAAAAAACGCGCGTTTGCCACTCCCGCACCCACAACGGAAACAGGCGCTGCACTGTTACAACTGATCAAAAACGAAAGAAGAAGGGAGCTGCCATTTGAAGGGCAAAGGCTCTTCGATCTCACAAGATGGAAACAAGGTTTCACCAAGTATCGCTCGGGTAATGTTACTATCAGTATCGACTATCCGAATCTCAGGACCATCATGCCGATACCGCTGGCTGAGATCAATGCCAATCCGAATATCGAGCCCAATGATGGATACGGGAATTAAATTATAGTTAAGGCTCTTATCTTGAAACCGCATCTCCCGCAGGTGCGGTTTTCGTTTTGGTGTGCCCGGTCACTCGCCGGGAGGCAGCTGACTGGCTGCTCCCGGTTTTTTTGTATCTTTAGAAACCTGCCCTGGCACGATCTTTTTGAATCAGAATAAAAAGTACAATTATGAATACCAGCGGTCGCCCGGATCAAATGAATACATTATTGGAAGTGCTCAACAAATGCAAGGACCGGAGCATGGATATTGCATTTGAATATACGCCACAAGGCCTTACAGCAGGAAAAGATGGCAAGAAGGTTTATCAGCCTTCAGATCTCAGGATCCTTAAAACCTATCGTTTTGAGGGTATGAGCAATCCCGATGACAGTTCCATCCTCTACATCATCGAAGCCAATGACGGCACCAAAGGATACGTAATAGATTCTTATGGCGCTTATTCCAACCATGACGACCAGGCGGGATATGATAATTTCATCCGCCAGATTGAAGTGGAAGACAGGGATGAACAGCTTCTTTTCTCGCTATAATCATTGCAATCATATTGGGATCATCCGGCAATACCGGATGATTTTTTTATTCCTGCAATCGGAAATAAGTCTTTACTGCTTCATAATTGCTGTAATCCACCGGCGGCCTGGCCACTGAATTGGCGGCAGCATTCCCTGCTATCACCACGTATTTGAACTCCTGGGTGGGAACCACCACATCACCGATATACGGCGCTGTTCCTATACTTGCATTATCTGTATACTGGAAATAATAATACAATTGAAGCAGTCCAACTCTATAAGTGTAATTCCGCATGATCATGTAGCCGTAATTGCCCGAGGGATTGGAGTGGGGAAGCGGGGTCCAGCTATCCGGGAGCATGGCGGAGCCGGCGGGGATCTTCATATATACCAGTACGGTCCCGTTATTGAATATATCCTGTGTTAGCGATGCAACGGATACATTGGCCATTTTAGCGGGATAGGAAGTGGTAGCATTCCCGTTCCTGATGCTCCAGGAATCTCTTGCATATTTGCTGTTGTCCAGGATAAAAGCTCCTGTGATCACGTTGGCATTTCCGTTGGCGCCATCCTGTCCATTCTTCCCGTTTTCGCCGGCTGGTCCCTGCGGGCCTTCCTTTGAGCAGGAAAAAAGAAAAAATGAAAAGAAGAAAAGGAGGATCAGCTGTTTGAGAGCGCTCATGTTGATGGTATTTTGATTGTTTCCCCGGGAATTCCGGACCGTCAAGATTAGGCAAAGCCCGGAGGGCATAACATACCCAAAAGGGGGATTTTGATCCTTTACAGGGAAAATATCCGAGATTTGTACTGCCATCCCGTAATAAAAAGTCTT
This portion of the Pseudobacter ginsenosidimutans genome encodes:
- a CDS encoding SusC/RagA family TonB-linked outer membrane protein, giving the protein MKLIAILLLVGCLQVSAKGYAQKITLHEKNAPLQKIFKEIRKQSGYLFLYTDELIRDARNTDVVVKEVPLEEALRAAFKEQPLTFTIVNKTIIVRRKEEPAPVPAVTLEIFAKHSIKGTVVDEDNTPISGASVVLNGSKHGTSTGAAGEFVLNDVNSGEYEIVVTSVGFARLTQKIRVRDESLNLTLTLTKSASRLDEIVVTAYGSGRQGSITGSVSTMTSKQLEHSPRASVQDNLQGNVSGVMVSTGSGQPGYSGNVRIRGIGSINAGNVPLYVVDGVPLYASDLNSLNTSDVASISVLKDASAATLYGSRAANGVIIITTKKGVAGKTQFSASAQTGSNTITNVQGSTPLNTNEMLELLKEGWVNTGKNAADFEAEMKANGVDPTINTDWFDALIRRGAYQQFDLSASGGNDKSKFYASASYYNAKAPMLGSDFKRYTTKINLSNQATSRFSFSLGLLASATKSNLVKDEGSNANPVRAYKRYQPWLRIYKDDGSYDLSYSNNYNPVAFVKENRLTQDRYNFLGNIGAKLVIINGLTLETQNSVDFQYSENFDYAKSGIGTARTNGGIADYGTGKIINFVSTNILRYKKDWGVHGLETFIGYEGQKIQSSGVTLTKRNFIPNTYTLDNASVLVSGGSSGTSNTLMGGFSNVSYNYDGRYYLSGSFRRDGSSRFGEDQKFGNFWSVGASWNVAAEKFMHTQKLFSDLRLRVTYGSNGNQSIGDFESRGLYGNTYSYDNNPGFALIQYGNELLTWEKNKPFNVGVDFGILNSRIQGSLEYYVRTTSALLLERPVSATNGVTSVMQNIGSMENSGIELEMNSLNIQSKENGFSWNTRFMFATLKNKITRLQSPIVGTFNRYEGGDFYQYYLPGFAGADENNGESLWYTDGTKSTTTNVYGNAARFNQGSALPDWYAGITNTFAFKGISLSFQFYGNFGNKLYDNWGSNSYGDGSAGFGPTSALPRYYYENRWQKAGDKGKQPKVMYRGSQSGSSNHSSTRFLYDGDYIRLRDITVGYELPKQWINNLHLGSARIYLRSNNLYTWLKDDRLSFDPEVGVDGYVDQNAPIYKTILVGLDIKF
- a CDS encoding RagB/SusD family nutrient uptake outer membrane protein is translated as MKHLTIHKILPALLLTAAFGSCTKGFLSTSPQQSTALDKVIVDLPSTRGAINGIYSLLKSADYYGRTMFVNADLLADNAYISKKNSGRYLPNDQYGITSNDSRVRATWNQLYLLIANANILIRKGEALQLPASEEPEKNHILGEAYTLRALAYLDLARTYAQPYNFTPDASHLGVPVVTQTIPDNSNIISPKRNTAKETYKQIVDDLVKATTLLTATPIGFSASNKGKVTLNGARALLSRVYLYMEDWPNAEAMATEVIGANKHSLIARDKLLTDFGLQNNSETIFEVHYLTTDNLGSDQLTNFTLQSGSYGDLLATDDLYNAYEATDARRAFLIKGKRSGSGGENPAVIINKYTNISTFEEGIKIMRLAEVYLNRAEARAMQPGKEADAVADIDVIKKRAFATPAPTTETGAALLQLIKNERRRELPFEGQRLFDLTRWKQGFTKYRSGNVTISIDYPNLRTIMPIPLAEINANPNIEPNDGYGN